NNNNNNNNNNNNNNNNNNNNNNNNNNNNNNNNNNNNNNNNNNNNNNNNNNNNNNNNNNNNNNNNNNNNNNNNNNNNNNNNNNNNNNNNNNNNNNNNNNNNNNNNNNNNNNNNNNNNNNNNNNNNNNNNNNNNNNNNNNNNNNNNNNNNNNNNNNNNNNNNNNNNNNNNNNNNNNNNNNNNNNNNNNNNNNNNNNNNNNNNNNNNNNNNNNNNNNNNNNNNNNNNNNNNNNNNNNNNNNNNNNNNNNNNNNNNNNNNNNNNNNNNNNNNNNNNNNNNNNNNNNNNNNNNNNNNNNNNNNNNNNNNNNNNNNNNNNNNNNNNNNNNNNNNNNNNNNNNNNNNNNNNNNNNNNNNNNNNNNNNNNNNNNNNNNNNNNNNNNNNNNNNNNNNNNNNNNNNNNNNNNNNNNNNNNNNNNNNNNNNNNNNNNNNNNNNNNNNNNNNNNNNNNNNNNNNNNNNNNNNNNNNNNNNNNNNNNNNNNNNNNNNNNNNNNNNNNNNNNNNNNNNNNNNNNNNNNNNNNNNNNNNNNNNNNNNNNNNNNNNNNNNNNNNNNNNNNNNNNNNNNNNNNNNNNNNNNNNNNNNNNNNNNNNNNNNNNNNNNNNNNNNNNNNNNNNNNNNNNNNNNNNNNNNNNNNNNNNNNNNNNNNNNNNNNNNNNNNNNNNNNNNNNNNNNNNNNNNNNNNNNNNNNNNNNNNNNNNNNNNNNNNNNNNNNNNNNNNNNNNNNNNNNNNNNNNNNNNNNNNNNNNNNNNNNNNNNNNNNNNNNNNNNNNNNNNNNNNNNNNNNNNNNNNNNNNNNNNNNNNNNNNNNNNNNAACCGTATTCATANNNNNNNNNNNNNNNNNNNNNNNNNNNNNNNNNNNNNNNNNNNNNNNNNNNNNNNNNNNNNNNNNNNNNNNNNNNNNNNNNNNNNNNNNNNNNNNNNNNNNNNNNNNNNNNNNNNNNNNNNNNNNNNNNNNNNNNNNNNNNNNNNNNNNNNNNNNNNNNNNNNNNNNNNNNNNNNNNNNNNNNNNNNNNNNNNNNNNNNNNNNNNNNNNNNNNNNNNNNNNNNNNNNNNNNNNNNNNNNNNNNNNNNNNNNNNNNNNNNNNNNNNNNNNNNNNNNNNNNNNNNNNNNNNNNNNNNNNNNNNNNNNNNNNNNNNNNNNNNNNNNNNNNNNNNNNNNNNNNNNNNNNNNNNNNNNNNNNNNNNNNNNNNNNNNNNNNNNNNNNNNNNNNNNNNNNNNNNNNNNNNNNNNNNNNNNNNNNNNNNNNNNNNNNNNNNNNNNNNNNNNNNNNNNNNNNNNNNNNNNNNNNNNNNNNNNNNNNNNNNNNNNNNNNNNNNNNNNNNNNNNNNNNNNNNNNNNNNNNNNNNNNNNNNNNNNNNNNNNNNNNNNNNNNNNNNNNNNNNNNNNNNNNNNNNNNNNNNNNNNNNNNNNNNNGATAGACTTTGTACATAAGTGTAAACAGGTACTCTCAAAGTAGAAATCCGGCGTTTTATGAATACTTACGTGCAAATACAAATAATTCTTTATCTAGCTTTTTCTGAAAATAAATGCACACTAGATGCTACGTATGTCTCTATATTCTTACATCCCTAAGGTGTACATACCTGATAACTGAAGCCATTTTGTAGAGCTGCGGTGACGGCTAAGGTCAGGCTGAAGATCCAAACTTCAAATCCGTGTACATCTGATTCGTTTCTCCTTTTTGCCTCTGAGccagtctctctcttttatccttctttttcttttccttactacTCTCTTCTTtccgttcccccccttttttatatatatataacgtagatGTTGTTAcgttacccttaaaaaaaaactcttttgtcTGGCTAATTCTCTTTTCGCTTGCACCCTTTCGTAATAATTTCCGATTCTCTTTCCGCCGAACCGCTGGTCTTGCTTACTTTCGTATCTTTATCAGTTCCCGCTAACTTCACTGGCACGTCGTCTGATACCCGGGAAACTCATCCACTGAGaatgtcttttatcttttatcttttattaactcgtttttttttctataattttctttcttctcttctgcatTCAAAAGACAGTGGGATACGAAAATCCaattctcaccttttttttcctaaggGAGAATTCTAATATCTTTCTATACTTTAGTAATGAATTTAACTCGTCACACAAAAAACTGATGTCCTCATAAATGTTTCATTTGCGTTCATGCGTATATTTTCCACAGACTATGACGTTCGGTTCGGAAGGTGCTGAGGCTGAACACAAGAGTGGCTACTTGGAGAGTCTACAATAATATCGTCAAAGAACTATGACAAAGAACACAATCAACGTAAGAACTCAAAAAAGCTGATAAAAAGAATGAACCAAGACCTTTCCAGAGGGGCGGGGTTAACTCGAAAGTCAAGCAATCACTACACCATGGCACACAGGCGACAGGCCGCTGGTCCTGCCGGGGCGAAATTCTCTTTTCGTGACCGCATGGAAACACCGAAGCTCACCCGAGGTATCGNNNNNNNNNNNNNNNNNNNNNNNNNNNNNNNNNNGAAAATAATTCTACCGAGTTCACTTAGGCATTACAAATAAGGGAGAATCATGAATGCAATAAGATACAGGCACTTCATAGAGGGCACTTAGTAATCACATTCCAACAGCTTATGAAAAAGTTGCAGTAGAAAATTAGAAAATTGCCTGTCTCTACTTGTTAAAGTAATAGCAGTACTGATGAGAGTTAcagagaagataataaagataataaagatgacNNNNNNNNNNNNNNNNNNNNNNNNNNNNNNNNNNNNNNNNNNNNNNNNNNNNNNNNNNNNNNNNNNNNGCTNNNNNNNNNNNNNNNNNNNNNNNNNNNNNNNNNNNNNNNNNNNNNNNNNNTATTTACAAACACCTTAGCAGCTAGTTGGCAATTAAAGATATACTCCTAGTGGCGGTCTCGACGAGTCCCTCCCCTTCACGGCCTCAAGATGTGGTGAAGACGCAAGATAACGCCAGCGATAACCTCACCGCCCGCTCTGCCACCGCGCCCACGACGCTGCTTTTGCTGGCAGTGTTGGCAGCGAGAAATGTATATACGGCGACGATTGGCAANNNNNNNNNNNNNNNNNNNNNNNNNNNNNNNNNNNNNNNNNNNNNNNNNNNNNNNNNNNNNNNNNNNNNNNNNNNNNNNNNNNNNNNNNNNNNNNNNNNNNNNNNNNNNNNNNNNNNNNNNNNNNNNNNNNNNNNNNNNNNNNNNNNNNNNNNNNNNNNNNNNNNNNNNNNNNNNNNNNNNNNNNNNNNNNNNNACAAGAGCATGTGGCCCTGGGAACACATCACCACTCCAGGGGCTGACACTGCCATCCACTGACACACAACTCGGTCCGCCTGGCCAGTCCGTGCCGACACGCTCGGGCACCCGCGCACCATCCACGTCCTCCGCCTCGGGTCGCGNNNNNNNNNNNNNNNNNNNNNNNNNNNNNNNNGACCGCCGCCCGGACTCCTGCCGACTCCACCTCACGATCGCCTTCGGACCATGACAGGGCCAGCGCTCGAGCCTCTACCTTGTCTCTTACTCTAACTGCAGTTTTAACCTGTTCGCGGTGACTGGCTTCCCCGCTTGGTCAGTGGTCTCCCTTTACTTCCCTTGGCGCTCCCTTCCGGATGCTAGTCTTACCTGCAACAGAGAGGAAAATACATGAACAGCTGACCAGAGCTGACGAGCAGGGATTTAGTGTNNNNNNNNNNNNNNNNNNNNNNNNNNNNNNNNNNNNNNNNNNNNNNNNNNNNNNNNNNNNNNNNNNNNNNNNNNNNNNNNNNNNNNNNNNNNNNNNNNNNNNNNNNNNNNNNNNNNNNNNNNNNNNNNNNNNNNNNNNNNNNNNNNNNNNNNNNNNNNNNNNNNNNNNNNNNNNNNNNNNNNNNNNNNNNNNNNNNNNNNNNNNNNNNNNNNNNNNNNNNNNNNNNNNNNNNNNNNNNNNNNNNNNNNNNNNNNNNNNNNNNNNNNNNNNNNNNNNNNNNNNNNNNNNNNNNNNNNNNNNNNNNNNNNNNNNNNNNNNNNNNNNNNNNNNNNNNNNNNNNNNNNNNNNNNNNNNNNNNNNNNNNNNNNNNNNNNNNNNNNNNNNNNNNNNNNNNNNNNNNNNNNNNNNNNNNNNNNNNNNNNNNNNNNNNNNNNNNNNNNNNNNNNNNNNNNNNNNNNNNNNNNNNNNNNNNNNNNNNNNNNNNNNNNNNNNNNNNNNNNNNNNNNNNNNNNNNNNNNNNNNNNNNNNNNNNNNNNNNNNNNNNNNNNNNNNNNNNNNNNNNNNNNNNNNNNNNNNNNNNNNNNNNNNNNNNNNNNNNNNNNNNNNNNNNNNNNNNNNNNNNNNNNNNNNNNNNNNNNNNNNNNNNNNNNNNNNNNNNNNNNNNNNNNNNNNNNNNNNNNNNNNNNNNNCGAACAATAATGAGTCTTCCTACATTTAATGTTTTAATCACAGTATTGAATATTACATAATACGACTTACGCGATACATAAAGATTGAAATTTTAATCaaagcaattatatattatattcgaaCATAACGTATGACATCTGTGGTCGTAATGACGAACTGCAATACGCAATTACGATAATGTAACAGATTTCATAAATATTAAATgacaatataattgcaaaatagcaatgacaataactgACCTCTGAGGATGCCGGCTACAGGCAATTTGATAAAAAAGATTAAGATATAGCCGGCTTCAGGAATGATGCTGTCAAAAGCATTTATGGTCACTGTTATTTCGCGATTGTATTATTCAAAAATCACTTATAATACAATTTAAATGCCTATCCATTGTCCTTCATTATTATAAATCCTGATTATGATCATGGATGTCGTGAATTATTCTCAAATAAAACATCATTGTTGCTGATTAGCATTTCATTTGTCCATCATATTGCATGAATTCAAAATTAGACAACTGAAATTCATACTGCAAATGCTGTAATAATCTTCAACATTTTAAACTAAAACTCTAAAACCCATTATTGTCCTACtgtattaatttcataattatgtAACTAGTCGATTGACGTAAATTATTAATgtttgatgaataaaaataatgttttgttaTTTCCATTTGTATACTGATGATGGGTGATTTAACCCGAAACGTNNNNNNNNNNNNNNNNNNNNNNNNNNNNNNNNNNNNNNNNNNNNNNNNNNNNNNNNNNNNNNNNNNNNNNNNNNNNNNNNNNNNNNNNNNNNNNNNNNNNNNNNNNNNNNNNNNNNNNNNNNNNNNNNNNNNNNNNNNNNNNNNNNNNNNNNNNNNNNNNNNNNNNNNNNNNNNNNNNNNNNNNNNNNNNNNNNNNNNNNNNNNNNNNNNNNNNNNNNNNNNNNNNNNNNNNNNNNNNNNNNNNNNNNNNNNNNNNNNNNNNNNNNNNNNNNNNNNNNNNNNNNNNNNNNNNNNNNNNNNNNNNNNNNNNNNNNNTAGCAGATTACATCAATCAAACGAAATATCGTTCAGATTGTGATACTGAGGCGACAGGATACGAGCAACCTCTCGCCTAAATAATGAGAGGTCGATTAGCCTGTGCAACacgcgtgtgtgttgggggtccCCNNNNNNNNNNNNNNNNNNNNNNNNNNNNNNNNNNNNNNNNNNNNNNNNNNNNNNNNNNNNNNNNNNNNNNNNNNNNNNNNNNNNNNNNNNNNNNNNNNNNNNNNNNNNNNNNNNNNNNNNNNNNNNNNNNNNNNNNNNNNNNNNNNNNNNNNNNNNNNNNNNNNNNNNNNNNNNNNNNNNNNNNNNNNNNNNNNNNNNNNNNNNNNNNNNNNNNNNNNNNNNNNNNNNNNNNNNNNNNNNNNNNNNNNNNNNNNNNNNNNNNNNNNNNNNNNNNNNNNNNNNNNNNNNNNNNNNNNNNNNNNNNNNNNNNNNNNNNNNNNNNNNNNNNNNNNNNNNNNNNNNNNNNNNNNNNNNNNNNNNNNNNNNNNNNNNNNNNNNNNNNNNNNNNNNNNNNNNNNNNNNNNNNNNNNNNNNNNNNNNNNNNNNNNNNNNNNNNNNNNNNNNNNNNNNNNNNNNNNNNNNNNNNNNNNNNNNNNNNNNNNNNNNNNNNNNNNNNNNNNNNNNNNNNNNNNNNNNNNNNNNNNNNNNNNNNNNNNNNNNNNNNNNNNNNNNNNNNNNNNNNNNNNNNNNNNNNNNNNNNNNNNNNNNNNNNNNNNNNNNNNNNNNNNNNNNNNNNNNNNNNNNNNNNNNNNNNNNNNNNNNNNNNNNNNNNNNNNNNNNNNNNNNNNNNNNNNNNNNNNNNNNNNNNNNNNNNNNNNNNNNNNNNNNNNNNNNNNNNNNNNNNNNNNNNNNNNNNNNNNNNNNNNNNNNNNNNNNNNNNNNNNNGNNNNNNNNNNNNNNNNNNNNNNNNNNNNNNNNNNNNNNNNNNNNNNNNNNNNNNNNNNNNNNNNNNNNNNNNNNNNNNNNNNNNNNNNNNNNNNNNNNNNNNNNNNNNNNNNNNNNNNNNNNNNNNNNNNNNNNNNNNNNNNNNNNNNNNNNNNNNNNNNNNNNNNNNNNNNNNNNNNNNNNNNNNNNNNNNNNNNNNNNNNNNNNNNNNNNNNNNNNNNNNNNNNNNNNNNNNNNNNNNNNNNNNNNNNNNNNNNNNNNNNNNNNNNNNNNNNNNNNNNNNNNNNNNNNNNNNNNNNNNNNNNNNNNTTNNNNNNNNNNNNNNNNNNNNNNNNNNNNNNNNNNNNNNNNNNNNNNNNNNNNNNNNNNNNNNNNNNNNNCATTCTGCAAATATTTTAATTCACTGACATACCAAGACCTAAAAAATATAACTTCTACGTGTTCATCTGATTATGTTCTTAGGCACTTCGGACATCTCTTCCGCCAGCGGTCCGGAAATGCGGACTTGATCGGCTCTGATTGGCTGCGAAGCAAGTTAGCTCAATGATAATTGGCTGAGACGCGAGGCAAGTCGATGGTATTTTAGTGTTGAGCCCGAGTTCTGGAACTTCGGATCCAGCTATTCCGTAGACAAAACTTGTTAAAGTAAATGAAGTGTCTCTGAATAGAGGAATTAGTCAGGATGAAGTGCACTTCTGCTAAAGGGTTACATTAGAGCAACTGATGGATTTTGGCTCTAcagttgttcttgtttttttctgtcaaatATTTATTGCAAGTGATCAAACAATAGGGCTATTTATTCTTGCTAGATGGTGCTAGAAACACAAAGAATTCGTTTATATTTCCTACTACCACTTTTCTCTCTAAGTGACAAATAGCAACTGTTCANNNNNNNNNNNNNNNNNNNNNNNNNNNNNNNNNNNNNNNNNNNNNNNNNNNNNNNNNNNNNNNNNNNNNNNNNNNNNNNNNNNNNNNNNNNNNNNNNNNNNNNNNNNNNNNNNNNNNNNNNNNNNNNNNNNNNNNNNNNNNNNNNNNNNNNNNNNNNNNNNNNNNNNNNNNNNNNNNNNNNNNNNNNNNNNNNNNNNNNNNNNNNNNNNNNNNNNNNNNNNNNNNNNNNNNNNNNNGTGATCATAATTTTGAAACCTTAGTCATCCTACAGCCGTTTCTCTCAGGCGAAGGTCCATTATGCAAGGTCATGGTTACACTCTCATTGCTAATGTCTAACAGTTTTGGTTTCTTAGAGCATGGTCGAACAAGGCATAATACGAaggtttccctttgcctttttcaCGTCATTGAAAAGGGTAATCTTTTGCCTTCTGATACTCATAGTTAAATCTGCTGCCTAAACTTTAGCACCATTGGAAACTGCATTAACCACCACACTGCCCAGATGGACAGTCTGGTGCATTTATNNNNNNNNNNNNNNNNNNNNNNNNNNNNNNNNNNNNNNNNNNNNNNNNNNNNNNNNNNNNNNNNNNNNNNNNNNNNNNNNNNNNNNNNNNNNNNNNNNNNNNNNNNNNNNNNNNNNNNNNNNNNNNNNNNNNNNNNNNNNNNNNNNNNNNNNNNNNNNNNNNNNNNNNNNNNNNNNNNNNTNNNNNNNNNNNNNNNNNNNNNNNNNNNNNNNNNNNNNNNNNNNNNNNNNNNNNNNNNNNNNNNNNNNNNNNNNNNNNNNNNNNNNNNNNNNNNNNNNNNNNNNNNNNNNNNNNNNNNNNNNNNNNNNNNNNNNNNNNNNNNNNNNNNNNNNNNNNNNNNNNNNNNNNNNNNNNNNNNNNNNNNNNNNNNNNNNNNNNNNNNNNNNNNNNNNNNNNNNNNNNNNNNNNNNNNNNNNNNNNNNNNNNNNNNNNNNNNNNNNNNNNNNNNNNNNNNNNNNNNNNNNNNNNNNNNNNNNNNNNNNNNNNNNNNNNNNNNNNNNNNNNNNNNNNNNNNNNNNNNNNNNNNNNNNNNNNNNNNNNNNNNNNNNNNNNNNNNNNNNNNNNNNNNNNNNNNNNNNNNNNNNNNNNNNNNNNNNNNNNNNNNNNNNNNNNNNNNNNNNNNNNNNNNNNNNNNNNNNNNNNNNNNNNNNNNNNNNNNNNNNNNNNNNNNNNNNNNNNNNNNNNNNNNNNNNNNNNNNNNNNNNNNNNNNNNNNNNNNNNNNNNNNNNNNNNNNNNNNNNNNNNNNNNNNNNNNNNNNNNNNNNNNNNNNNNNNNNNNNNNNNNNNNNNNNNNNNNNNNNNNNNNNNNNNNNNNNNNNNNNNNNNNNNNNNNNNNNNNNNNNNNNNNNNNNNNNNNNNNNNNNNNNNNNNNNNNNNNNNNNNNNNNNNNNNNNNNNNNNNNNNNNNNNNNNNNNNNNNNNNNNNNNNNNNNNNNNNNNNNNNNNNNNNNNNNNNNNNNNNNNNNNNNNNNNNNNNNNNNNNNNNNNNNNNNNNNNNNNNNNNNNNNNNNNNNNNNNNNNNNNNNNNNNNNNNNNNNNNNNNNNNNNNNNNNNNNNNNNNNNNNNNNNNNNNNNNNNNNNNNNNNNNNNNNNNNNNNNNNNNNNNNNNNNNNNNNNNNNNNNNNNNNNNNNNNNNNNNNNNNNNNNNNNNNNNNNNNNNNNNNNNNNNNNNNNNNNNNNNNNNNNNNNNNNNNNNNNNNNNNNNNNNNNNNNNNNNNNNNNNNNNNNNNNNNNNNNNNNNNNNNNNNNNNNNNNNNNNNNNNNNNNNNNNNNNNNNNNNNNNNNNNNNNNNNNNNNNNNNNNNNNNNNNNNNNNNNNNNNNNNNNNNNNNNNNNNNNNNNNNNNNNNNNNNNNNNNNNNNNNNNNNNNNNNNNNNNNNNNNNNNNNNNNNNNNNNNNNNNNNNNNNNNNNNNNNNNNNNNNNNNNNNNNNNNNNNNNNNNNNNNNNNNNNNNNNNNNNNNNNNNNNNNNNNNNNNNNNNNNNNNNNNNNNNNNNNNNNNNNNNNNNNNNNNNNNNNNNNNNNNNNNNNNNNNNNNNcatacaaatatatgcacaggGAGTATACCTTAATGCTGTAAGTAGGCTTGTGTATTACTCTATCAAAGGCGATACCAGAAGGGTTATCAGTAGTTTCCCGAATGAATCACGACCCATCAAGATAATCCTAGCAGAGTAAGGTCGGGTTTTCGGACCGTGGACTTTTGACAGATCCCAACTTTTGACAGTACCCACGTCCAAATCACGCCCAAGTAAAGCAAGGAAGTTGTCTGCGAC
This Penaeus monodon isolate SGIC_2016 chromosome 19, NSTDA_Pmon_1, whole genome shotgun sequence DNA region includes the following protein-coding sequences:
- the LOC119585268 gene encoding antifreeze protein Maxi-like (The sequence of the model RefSeq protein was modified relative to this genomic sequence to represent the inferred CDS: added 194 bases not found in genome assembly), whose amino-acid sequence is MVRGCPSVSARTGQADRVVCQWMAVSAPGVVMCSQGHMLLSAAAAAAATATATATTNVAAVASVTNAAATISCITSTASTAIANVTATAAAAATARITATAVAATLPIVAVYTFLAANTASKSSVVGAVAERAVRLSLALSCVFTTS